The Anguilla rostrata isolate EN2019 chromosome 2, ASM1855537v3, whole genome shotgun sequence genome contains the following window.
AGGGGATCCAGGGAAAGACCCCACTTCGGAAGAATGGCTTGCTACAGGCCCTTGGGTGGTGGGATATGGTAACAGGAAGTAAGAGCTTGTTTCACTTCCTCCCAGGATGTTTATTCCACATGAACCCTATGACCCTCAGTGATGGTGGCGGCTGATTGACAGCaggtcggggaggggggggcttcaCCTTTGTTGAACGGCTGTCGGCCTTTGAAAGCCAGGGGCGTGACCAGGAAGCGGGTCTCGGCCACGGTCTCCCACAGCCGCAGCACTCTGACGGTCCAGGCTCCGGGccgcagggggcgctgcagagGCGGCTTGTACTGCGTGAACTCCGCCTCCACGTCCACGCTGATGTCATAGGAGGCTGCCACCACCAGCGCCGGGTCGATCCAGACTATGGTGGCCGTCAGGTTGGGCCCCCTTGCCCACTTCTGCACTGCCACCGGCTCATCCAGGGGGCCCATCACCCCCCCAAAGGTCCGGAAAATCCGCTCCTTGGGGTCCCACCCTGTTCCCACCTGGCATTGaggaaaacgcaaaaacaaattGCTTTGGAATTACCAAAGACATGGCAGACAGGCTCTTAAAAACAACTGATGAACTGATAATGAAGCATTCTGCATAGAAATCGGTATGCGAGTATGAATCCAATGTTGACTCATTACTGCGTTCAATATAAACAGGCCACTTCATGCGCATGCCATGacttttcagaaacatatccaaTAAATAACACCAACATGACTCAAACAGCATCACACTTATTAAGCATAATTCCAGATGACAGTTTTAAACTCCGACttaatttttccatttaattagtagcattcaatttaattcatgCATGAAACTTGATTTATCATTCtcaatggaaaaataacatCACCCACATAAAGTAGTGACATTTCCTAATGTGTGTGCTGAGTCTATAATCCAGTAACAGCCTCTGCCTCCCCTTCCCATGTGGTCATTCTCACCTCCAGGTTTTTGAGCCTCTCAAATTCATGCAGGTTGCTCTCCAGCTGCAGGGTGGTCTGAGGGACTGCCCAGACCTCCAGGGTCTGTCTCGTCTTTGTCCCCGAAATCTGAACTTCCTGCTTCACTAGGTAGCCCTGGAAACGGTCGTCGTAGAAATACAGATGCACTGAAAGTGGGTAGCCAATGGGCTCGTACCTGGATCGAAATGGAGAGAATGCAAAATTTTAGAATACTTCTGTAAATCGAAGAAACAACAACAGGTTAAAAAATTGAGAAAAGTTAAATTCCTCTCCAGTTTTCTACGACTTGCATGCAAACAACAAGCTCAAATTTGCTTCCGATTtggaaataatgacaaatcCCTGAATGACAGTGCGGCATCGGTGTGGAACGCTACATTACtgcttccattacattacattacattataggcatttagcagatgctcttatccagagcgacgtacaacaagtgcataggttcatgatgtagaggtgcaaaagaaacactagagtgaaccCTACCATTAACCCTACAGCTGTCTCTAGACCAGTTGTGGTAGGTGAGAGTTGAGTTCATGTTGCCTACGACCCCCACAGCGGAGGTTAGTGAATGTCTGTGATGCGAGCACCGTGGAGGCGGAGTCTCACCTGCAGGCCTCTTTGCTGCCCTGAGCAGCCCCCTGGCTCCGCAGCCCGAGGCGGAAGAAGGCGGAGTAGGAAGTGAGGGCCACGTCGCTGAGCGAGCTCACCCCATCCGCCCTCTCAAACAGGCTCTCCCAGTAGGCCTTCAGTGCGGGGGTGCCGGGGGGGTAGTGGCCGTACAGGTGGGCGTCCAGGATGTTGATGGCCTCCTGGTTCACTGTCGACTCAAACTTGCGGGCGAAGAACGTGGGTCGGGTCAGTtgctgcagaggagaggaaacAACAGTCAGCACATTTTGAAGATGAAACTCAAATTTGTAACTGCACAACTGACCCTCCAGAGAGCCTTTGTGCTTAGTTACTTGTGCCAAGTGTGTCAAGCCTCGGAGAGCAACTTTATACAATCACAGATACAATTAAGCACAAAAAGCTATTGTTCATCATAAGACATTCAGGTACACCGTGGTCATGTTACATGATTGATGTCATTGTTGCTTTCCTTATCAGGGGCTCATGCCAAATTCATCCCCTTCCCTTTGGTACATCATTGGGAAAGTAATATTAAACAAGATTTATTATATAGCCAATGCTTGATAAGTTAATGCTCTCCATGCTTTGACGTTAAATTGTGACATCAACAGCGGTTAGCAAAAACTTAAATGCAAACGAGCAATCTAACCGTCAAAACAAAGTGTCAAATCTGTTGATCTGACTGGTAATAATTTTTCAGAATAATGGCAAAAAACTTTCAAAACTGGAAATCTGGATCCAAGCGAACATGGACTCTGTACTGTAATGCATGCAAGTCAAACCGCAGAAGGAACGTTGACTGCCTTCTGATACCTGGATTCTGATCAGGTCGCTTGGTTTGAAGTCGTTGGGCGAGCAGCCGCACCAGTCCACGATGTGCTTGTACTGACACTTGCAGCCCAGCTTGCGGTTCCAGTTGGTGACTCGCAGGTTGTTGTCCACCAGAGTGTCACACATGTGGCTGTTGCCTAGCACTGTGTGGAAGAAAGACTGGGAGACAGAACATTGAACATTAGAAAGGGTTCAACATTCCAAGAACCCAAGTCCCCACATTCAGCAACAATCTTCCTATACAAGCTGAGAATTCAAACAGCAGGAAAACAAGATGAGCACTGAAAGCTAGTGCAATTTCATTTCTCAATGTAACACATTTGAAAACCGAAAAAGACGCGGTGATATTTCGGCTGTGAATGAGAGAACAAGGCCGGGCTGACAAAAAGGGCGGAGTGGCCGAGCCGGTTGAGTACCTCAGCGGGGAGCAGGGTGTACGTGTAGAACTGCTTTAACCCCGACACCAGCTGGTCCGGCGAGTTCATGACGTACTCGATGAAACGGCGGCTGAGGGCGAACCAGTCGGATCCGCCCGACACGTCCAGGCCCTGGGGAATAACCCGCTCACCCAGCCTCCACATGTGGGAGTCGCACTCGTGAAAGAGCCGGTCTAGACCCTGCTTCTTGATGAACCTGCCACAGAGTTATAGAGAATTATCACCCTGTGGCAATATTAGTTCGCGGTAAAGTTTCAATAGTTAGCCAACAGTGTTGCACGTACTGTCCATTAtaatacacaggcacacacacgtacatatactcgcacacacacttcctgtatTATACCATGCCTGTTTTGTTTAATCATAAGGATTTGTTGTTGGGTGTGACGTATATTTATCAGCCAAGacagacaatgtttttgaaaCACATTTCTCAGAATTAGGGTGCCAACGTGACAGGTTTTATCATACCTTGCATTTTCTCTTCCGTGAGACTTCAGAAAGTTtttgtctctgtactgtgaGAGAAAAGCCACTAATTCTTCATTGGTCCTGTTTAGACACACAGggaataaagaaacaaacataaaatgtgaTATCAGCCAAACACACAGTGGAAGTGGCAGTGGAAATGTGCTGACTTCTGCCTGGACTGAATTAAATGCTTTCCTCTGGTTATTGCCTTTACTGTTATGAGCCATTcagtacacatttatttataaacagcAGATGCTCTTAGGACTGGCTGCTGTGCAGGAAAAGGCTCGTAGAGTCCACTGAAATCTGTCTGTACCTGATTGGAATAATATAGCTATTTCAAGCATATCCCTGTATCAGGTGCTGAAGCAATGCTTACAGTGCAGAATTATTACAGCTAACAGAACTCTAATAAAACAGATGGCTATCTATATGGCTATCTAGTGTGCAGCTAATTTTTACTTTATTGAAAATTAACtattttttctgccattttttcccacaaaaacaCGTATTAGTATAAAATTGTATATCTGATGTGCTTAAAAGTGTACAGTACAACAGCATATCAAGTTATGGCTACACAGTCTGTAACAATCAGCAATATAAAATCAGTAAAAACCAAATCAGTAGCAATAAATATTACTatgctgcaagaaaaaaaaactgattacaTCTAAGGATAACTTTACTAACCAAAATGCATGCTAAAACTACAGGCagtgcacagatacacatattTTACTATTGCTCCAGCTCCAGTGCTCCTGTGTGGAGGTGGGGTGCAGGCACCTTGTGGGGAAGTCAGTGGCACTGAGGTTGATGAAGAAGTCCCACTTCCAGTCCAGCATGGACAGCAGGTCCTGCATGCTGCGTAGGTAGGTCTTCAGcaggctggccccgccccataTGGTCACCATGCGCCAGGGCGTGGTCCGCACGTTGGGGTAGAGCTTGGCCATCTGCTCAACCTCGCGATGCAGGTAGTTGGAGCGCTGGGAGGAAGGAGGTAATGACCACGCATGTGACAACGCATTTAGCCAATCTGTTTAAAACAGAGCCATCACTGAGACAGTACTGAAGTATGCTGATAGCATGCCATTATTTCTGTCAAAATGTCTGCAAAAGGGGATACGTCTCTACTCTTTGTGAAACACGTTCCTAATATAACagcatttccattttccattactCTGGTTCGTCACAAATAATTTTAGGGCCCGATTGCTAAAGAAATCACCATATATGATTAttctctcatttattttttcttctaatgttttagaaaaaaagaccTAGTTTCTCAAAACCTCATTAAATTTCCTAGGCCACAAAATCATTTCTGCTTGTAGctatatttgtaattatttttgcaaGAATGTCTTTTAAGCAGGATGATAACTAGATTTGCAGCAAAAATGCTCAATAACTTTGAACAATTCTTTTGGGAAATattcccatggcaacagcacATGAATACAAGCAAAACATTTCTAGGTTAATATTCAGTTGAATAGTAGTGAAGCACTGATGAAAGattctgtttgaaatgttttctgtgtcctgggaacctttttcattttcccctaCTAAGTCCTACAATAAATGTTTCAAGGAGAAAATTCTAAATTGATTGTGAGGTTTATGGTCTCTTTTGAGGCACAGTGGACTATTCTGCCAGAATAAACACAATCAACTAAACAGAATCATCCACATGGAAACAATCACGACTTAAAACCTAGTTTGTACGTTCTGTAGTAAACCACCAAGTTTCCATCACGCATAATTTGCAATGATGATATTACTGTAGACTGCTGTTAAATGTTTATAATAGGAATTTGAAGTGGCATGTACAATGAAAGTCATCTGCACTGGTATgtgaaaatgaggaaatatttaaaaatgatggtAATTATGAACAGATTATGAACAATTACAATATTTAACAACACTGAGTAGCTTGCCAACAGTTGgaattttacacaaaattaaaatttgatggTGCTCAACCAAATGATGAAATTACAAGAACAAAGTGTTCCTTAGTCAATAATCATTGATGGGCTATGAGCAAGATAAAGATAAACCTTTAATCTTAAAGCTTATAACTGAGGTACATGCTTTTGTCGTGTTTCTGCACGTCACATTACATGATTTTCATTACAACAAAATTAGGATACATTAAAAGATTCTAATTATAACAATAAGAGATGGAATGTAGGATAAAACCTATTATTTTCCACAGTACGTTAAACGAACTGTCAATAATCTATTTACAGACCATTTCTAGTCTTCTATTCAGGGCTCAGGGCACCACTGATCTAAAGAAAATGGAGTACAAAGGGAACGGGCGTTTCTCTGCCAGCTTTCACACAGCGAGGGCAAGAAGAGATGccacacaggcaaacaaaacagaaagtaGGACAGGAAACGGAAGAAACTGAGCCACGTATGTAAAATGTTAAAGGAAATGACAAGAAGAGTTGccacacaggcaaacaaaacaaagtaggACAGGAAACGGAAGAAACTGAGCCACGTATGTAAAATGTTAAAGGAGATGACAGAGACTGAGCGTTGCAGTCTGAAATCCCTCCCGCCCTCCGTGCCTGACACAGTCGGCTACGCGGCTAACTGTGCATTTGCTGCGGCTCACAAAGAAGCTCCCCTTCCCTTGATGCCTTTCTCCAGCTCTTTAAAACGCTTTCACGAGAAAAATTCCAACGGTGTGACTCACAAACCCGTCTCTGCCGCCTAGGTGGGCACACggatatcatttatttaaatccgTTTCCATCCGGCTGCTGCTTCAGTGCTAGCCGAATCCTGAGGCTGCAGCCACTGCTAATCTCTTTACAATGAGGGATATATGACATGGAACACTGCTGTCAGTTGATGGGTTTGGagtgtttctcctctctgcaAGTAGTGGCACAATATGGTATCAGGCAACATTAAGGGCATAGGTTGTTTATGTACAAAATAGATGTCATTAGGGAACAAAGAGATAGGCCTTTGCAGATAGGATGGAAATGCGTTCCCAGTCAAGGCCCCAGAGGGTATTTAAACCAGGCTAGAAGACCAGTGTGGGGTGGGTTGCTGTACTGCAAACTTGTGTTATGTTGGAGTGACCTTCCCGCTGGCCAGTGTGATTACaataaacttttactttcttcagTAAAGTGTTTGTTATCTTAGTGAGGTCCTGCATCGTCCTGACTTTGATTCCATGGGAAGAAGCTGGGTCCTAACACAGTGATGAGCTGATAAGCAGCTCCATTCGCTCAGCCCACAGTGCCCCCCGCCACTCTGTGGCGCCGTCCGTACCTTGTCCACATGGATGTAGTAGAAGTGGTCGCGGTGGTAAATGGCTTTGATGAGTCGCTGCAGTTGACGGATTGCGCGGCCGTGGACCACCAGCACAAAGGCCACCCGCACCGGGTTATCCACCTTGGACAGGTCAGCGTCCAGCTCGTCCGCCTGCAACACAGGGCTGGAGAGGGCTGTGCGGGcagccaggagagagagggacatacaatataaacatcagaataaaaaatgagtaaaaaccTATGAATGGGACTGTCCATGACCTCACACAACagttttttatcattaaaaaaaaaaagactgccaTGTTTTCAATTCTCTCAGATTAACTTAGGTTTCCATACTTTCCATGTGAAATAATTCCTGTAGTTGCTCATTTGGTCCGTGGAATTAAGAATTTTTGTCAGTCGAagagaaaaattaaaatcttaaaatcacAGTTAAGCCACGTCTGATGGAACAGTAATGAACAATGACTCCACTGTAATAATGTTCTGTCATGGCAGGTTATTAATATACAACTATATAAAATACAGAGACAGTGGTCGGCTATGTGTACCTGCAGAGATCTGGCTAATGCGCGAACATAATACTGCTGGATGCAAATctactttaaaaatacagtaacaGTCATAGTGGCAATCACTGTCACAATCATTGTAACATGTCTTGTCGATGTCTTGAGAAGAGCTCAGGTTAAGAGGATGGATTTACTTCCGGTAATGCAGGTGTGGCATAGGCATGGCTCAATTCTGTGCCTAACTACACCCCTGTTTATATGCAGAAGTATGCGGCGCACACGTGAAGGCGAGGGTGCAGTCGCGGGCAGACGTGGCAGCTGGTCTCACCGTGCTGCGGGCAGAACTGAGGCAGCGACTGTGGCATGAGCTGCCCTTCCTGATGCTGGCACACGATGTTGGCGATCTCCTGCCTGCACTGGCGGGAGGTGGCGCGGTGGAGGGCCGACAGGGCGTCCTTGCCCGAGATCTCGCACTTGGGGACGAAGTCGCtgctgggggcctggggggcgcCCTCCACGCTGCCCATGTCCCCCTGCGGGGCGGACAGGAACCTGGCCCCGGCCTCCCCGCCCTTCAGCTCGGTGAAGTTTCGGCTGCTGGAGGGGTCGTGCGGCAGGCCCtcgccggccccgccctgcccctggGAGCCGCGGTCCTTGCCGCCGGCCTCAGCGCGGTGCTGCGGGCCCCGCCTCAGGGCGCTGGCC
Protein-coding sequences here:
- the xylt2 gene encoding xylosyltransferase 2; protein product: MVASTRVQKLLRRYKLAIAAALTILLIQGLVVWSLRTLEEGEVEKKHRRSKLPDNNSGNPRKEAESWERQSGPAGRSRGRWKPGRERPGATAASALRRGPQHRAEAGGKDRGSQGQGGAGEGLPHDPSSSRNFTELKGGEAGARFLSAPQGDMGSVEGAPQAPSSDFVPKCEISGKDALSALHRATSRQCRQEIANIVCQHQEGQLMPQSLPQFCPQHALSSPVLQADELDADLSKVDNPVRVAFVLVVHGRAIRQLQRLIKAIYHRDHFYYIHVDKRSNYLHREVEQMAKLYPNVRTTPWRMVTIWGGASLLKTYLRSMQDLLSMLDWKWDFFINLSATDFPTRTNEELVAFLSQYRDKNFLKSHGRENARFIKKQGLDRLFHECDSHMWRLGERVIPQGLDVSGGSDWFALSRRFIEYVMNSPDQLVSGLKQFYTYTLLPAESFFHTVLGNSHMCDTLVDNNLRVTNWNRKLGCKCQYKHIVDWCGCSPNDFKPSDLIRIQQLTRPTFFARKFESTVNQEAINILDAHLYGHYPPGTPALKAYWESLFERADGVSSLSDVALTSYSAFFRLGLRSQGAAQGSKEACRYEPIGYPLSVHLYFYDDRFQGYLVKQEVQISGTKTRQTLEVWAVPQTTLQLESNLHEFERLKNLEVGTGWDPKERIFRTFGGVMGPLDEPVAVQKWARGPNLTATIVWIDPALVVAASYDISVDVEAEFTQYKPPLQRPLRPGAWTVRVLRLWETVAETRFLVTPLAFKGRQPFNKDEDSWLHAGPPGNLYMEQGFQQLSPVLKLTKGEQALEEAQKKAQLVGKALEDWIDASVGAFWVTGDICSTQPSPCPALVQCNTSSWSSLSPDPKSELRPVRSNGRIR